In Poecilia reticulata strain Guanapo linkage group LG17, Guppy_female_1.0+MT, whole genome shotgun sequence, the following proteins share a genomic window:
- the LOC103478945 gene encoding kallikrein 1-related peptidase b27-like isoform X2, with translation MALLKVHLLLLLGVSVNSVVSLQKRIIGGHDCDDKERLYHVRLENNDGQRRFHCGASLIHPEWILTAAHCWKSETGWYNIAISKVHPRTAKQQNQRRYSSAGRRGRNDNRPQ, from the exons ATGGCTCTGCTGAAggttcatctgctgctgctgctgg gtgtTTCAGTGAACtcagttgtttctctgcagaagaGAATCATTGGAGGTCATGACTGTGATGACAAGGAGCGTCTTTATCATGTTCGACTGGAGAACAACGATGGACAGAGAAGGTTCCACTGTGGAGCATCTCTGATCCACCCTGAGTGGATCTTGACTGCAGCTCACTGCTGGAAGTCAGAGACAGGATG GTATAACATAGCAATATCAAAAGTTCATCCACGGACTGCTAAACAACAGAATCAG AGGCGATACAGTTCAGCTGGCAGGAGAGGGAGGAATGACAACCGGCCCCAATAA
- the LOC103478945 gene encoding factor V activator RVV-V gamma-like isoform X1 codes for MALLKVHLLLLLGVSVNSVVSLQKRIIGGHDCDDKERLYHVRLENNDGQRRFHCGASLIHPEWILTAAHCWKSETGWYNIAISKVHPRTAKQQNQVIRQPPVIYSSGQFHDIMLLRLRRPVTDVPPVQLPNCNNRLKV; via the exons ATGGCTCTGCTGAAggttcatctgctgctgctgctgg gtgtTTCAGTGAACtcagttgtttctctgcagaagaGAATCATTGGAGGTCATGACTGTGATGACAAGGAGCGTCTTTATCATGTTCGACTGGAGAACAACGATGGACAGAGAAGGTTCCACTGTGGAGCATCTCTGATCCACCCTGAGTGGATCTTGACTGCAGCTCACTGCTGGAAGTCAGAGACAGGATG GTATAACATAGCAATATCAAAAGTTCATCCACGGACTGCTAAACAACAGAATCAGGTAATCCGACAACCTCCTGTGATCTATTCTTCTGGCCAGTTCCATGACATCATGTTGCTGAGGCTTCGGAGACCAGTAACAGACGTCCCACCTGTTCAGCTACCAAATTGCAACAATCGTCTCAAAGTGTAA